GCTGAAAGTTTTCATCTGTTAATTTCTTGCCGATTCCTTCTGGTGTTAACAAATGATCCACAACCATTTTCCCTAATTGAACAGCAAGTTCATCACGACGCTTCGGAATCAATCCGGGCGTAAAAGGTACTCGAAACTTTCCAATATAAATAGGGCGATGCGGGCGAAATAACATTTTTATCGCTAAATGATTCGTATACCCACCAATTATTGCTCCTAACCCTGTCGTTGTTAACATATTTAACCACATATTCATTACACAATACCAGCCTTCCATTTCTCCAAATATATATATCTTACTACAACCTGTTACAAAAACAATACACAACCAGCCATTTATCTTGAGATACACTGACTTTCTCCATCCATCAGCTACCTTTTGCGATTTCTCACGGCTTAAGATGCGAAATAACTACCATATTTCCCCGAAATGCAACCACTACCATGACGCACAAAAGATGACCTCCACTCGTTTTCACTTGGCATGGGACCGAAAAAGAATCCGACCGCTTCTATCCATGGACGGATCCTCTTTCCCCTCTAAAAAGAAAGGTTTTTCCACTTGTATGTACATAAATCCATTTCGATCTTTCCATACATCAGTCACTGCTATGAAAACAAAAAGTGATCTCCACTTATTTTCTCCTTTTGGTTTCACTTAGCGTGGGGTGAAAAAAGGACCTGACCGTTTCTATGCATAATCGGATCCTCTCTTACCTCTAAAAAGGAATGTCTTTCAATTTGGCTTCTCTCGCCCTAAAACATAGATCATCCAAAAATAGAATATCGTTATACGGACAACAGTATAATGATATGGGAGCATGTTTGCAATGTACTGAAGCCATTCGCGCAATTGCACAATAGAAATAAAAAACAATTGAGCAGTTCTCTCTTCTCTTTTTACATAATGGATAAAATAGAGCACTTAGGATTATATATGCGAATGCGAAAACAGCATGATTATTCACTGGCCGAAGAAGCTTCCCGCGGCCCATTACGGTTTAATCGATTTACACCGTAACTGAAAAAGGAGTGACTATTACATTGAAAGATCATATTTACACATTACAAATTTCTATCGATCATCCAAGATCGCTAACATTGCCCTATATATTTTCTAGTACTTCTCCCCTTACATTTCTTTCCTTCGGCACACGAAATACGACATGTGAAAATATTGAAATTCATTATACTTATGCTCACGAAATTATAATTGGCGAACAAATTGCGAAAGAACTTTATCTTCCATTTCCAACTACCGTGCATGCTTTCATTCAAAATCAAACACTTGTATTTGGACCATTGATCGGTATTTTCACAACAGGTTTTACAGAATCAGCTGCTAATCCAATTGGCAATCGTTCGATCAGTTTCAAGGAGTTACTGACCCCACCTCACTCTTTACATCCATTTGTTTTCTTATTTGGTGCACAACATATGAACTGGGATGAGGAAACAATTGATGGATACTTTTTTAAAGAGGAAAACTGGATACAATGTAAAGTTCCTTTTCCAAACGTTATTTATGATCGGCTACCTAATCGAGAAGCAGAACTTTACAAACCTATTCTCAGAACAAAAAAACGATTACAAACGAAGTACACCATTCCATGGTTCAACCCAGGTTTTTTTAACAAATGGAATATACACCAGCTGCTTACAAATGAAAAAACAGTCGCTTCTCTGTTACCTCAAACAGAAACATTTCAGCACTTCGAGCAAGTAGAGAATTTCTTATCATCATATAAACACATTTATATGAAACCTGTGCATGGTAGTCTTGGACGAAATATTTATCAAATTCTTTATTCCACTTCAGAAAACAGTTATTATTGTCGTTACCGCGAGGCAGAGCAGAATAAATTACGAAAGTATCACTCTTTAGAAACACTTATCAATCATGTTATGCAAGGCCATGATTTAAAAACATTTATTGTTCAACAAGGAATTGTATTATTACGTATAGGTGGGCAGCCAGTAGACTTTCGCATTCATACAAATAAAAATCGTTTTGGGAATTGGAGAGTCAGTGCCATCGTTGCAAAAATCGCCGGGAAAGGCAGTATGACAACTCATATAAATAGCGGCGGAGAAGTAAAACTACTCCAAGATATTTTTTCTGATGCAACGGAGCGTGTTCGAATCACGAATAAATTGACAGATGCAGCCTTGCAACTAAGTTCTATTTTAGATCAGCAAACGGAAGGAAATATTGGAGAAATTGGTTTTGATTTAGGTTTAGATAAAGATGAGAAGATTTGGCTATTTGAAGCCAATTCCAAACCTGGAAGAACTATATTTCAATCCGAAACATTACAAGAATATAGTGAACTGACGAGACAGCTATTTTACGAGTACGCCATGCATTTAACAGAACATCATCTTTCTCGTCCGAAAAGGCTATTACCAGAAGATAAAACTTCCACCCTATAATAGGTGGAAGTTTTTTTATCATTTTGACCGAGAAGACCCCCTCCTCTAAATGAAGTGAAGGTGGGGGATGAATCGGTTTTGTCCTTTTTAAAGAAAATGTCTCTTTTTAAACAGAACGTATGTTTGTTTCGGTGTATAATGATCTTATCAAATAAAATGAGGTGAGAACAGGTGAAGAAAGCGTATTTTTCGAAACGGATCTATAAGATAGATGTACCGCATGAAATGGTAGATGCATTGGCAGAGACAATCGAAATATTTAATCAGGCGAAGCGCTTTGCGTTTCAAATGATTGTTCGGGAAAAACGTTGGAACCGTAAGATATATACAGACAGTCTTCATCTCGTTCTCAAGCGGAAATATCAATTGAATGATTATTATGCAAACAGTGCGGCGCAAGAAGCGAAGGCGTTGTTTACAGGTTTAATGGAGTTACAAAAGCTATATGAGAAACAAACACAAGAGAAAATCAAGAAGCTCAAGAAAAAGTTGAAACAAGAACGGACAAAACTGACAAATCTTCGTAAAATCAAACAAAGTTGTGTGAAAGGAAAGCTGACGTTTCCGAAAAACACCCGCTTGGCGAAGCACAACAACCTCATCTCCTTATCTCGTAAAAAAGACACATTGATTTGGCTGAATGAATATCTGTTTGAGCACCAATACTTGGATGTTCAAATGAAAAGGATTCAGGCGAAAATCGGCCTTTTAACCCACCGGCAATACCGCTTAACACAAAAACTTACATCACACAAAACGCATATTCCGAGCGCAGTATTTGGAAGTAAAAAACTATTTCGCTCTCAATTTACCACCCGCGAGTTTGTACGTAACCATGACAAATGGAAAACATTCTTTTCCCGTGCTCGAAATAAACAACTCATTCTATCTGGCCGTAAAGATGCTAAACATGGGAATTTTGTGTTTCAGTATGTGCCTGAGACAANNNNNNNNNNNNNNNNNNNNNNNNNNNNNNNNNNNNNNNNNNNNNNNNNNNNNNNNNNNNNNNNNNNNNNNNNNNNNNNNNNNNNNNNNNNNNNNNNNNNATTCTGCAGCTTCTGGATAAGAATTGAATGTTCCGTCTAAGTTACTACCTGCGTACACATTCCACATATCGTCTTCTTGGATAAGAGTAAGAATATGGCCGTCTTCATTATGCCATTCTTCTTCTTTAGTAGGTGCAGCCTGTGCGACTACTTCTTCGGGTTCTTGGGATAGAAGTTCAATTGATTTTTGAATTAATGAGCGTAGTTCGTCTGCTGAAAATTCACGGATGTTAACCATGCCTTTATCGTCTGTTTTATAACCGTTAATGCCGCTAGCGTATACAAAGCCATTTCCATTTGGATGTAAATGATAAACAACGTTCTTTTTGTCTAAGCGACTTTCTTCAAAGTGAAAGTTTACACGTTTTAATGACACGTTCTTTCTTTCTAATTGCGGGAAAGATTCGATAATCGATAATTTTTCTTCAAAAGTTAGCATATTGCCTCCAAATATATAGTAAAAGATTTAATCCGTTCATTATAGCATAGGGGGATTTTTTTCTAAAGCGTTAGCGAGAAGGGAATGTGAAAAATGAAGACGGTTACTTCACGATACTGTAAAGAGTTTCTTCTAAAAGGCGCTGACGAACGCGCCTTTCTCACGTTACAATGGAACGTGGACATTATCCTGCATGTAACACTTCTACCTCAAAATTTAGCGAAAGCAAGGAAGTTAGTGAGAGAAGAACTGTCAGTAAAAGCCCGATTGGTAAGAGATAATAATCAGTGGGACTGAAGACCCCTCACTGATTAAAGTTTCATTTTATGTAGAGGTGATTTTTTTATGGTTCAAAAAATAGCAAAAGAATGTTTAGCGGGTTTTACCGTGGCGATTGTTGCACTGCCGCTCGCAATTGCGTTTGGGATTGCCGCAACGGGGACATCTGAAGGGGCGTTAGTCGGATTGTATGGTGCGATTTTTGCGGGATTATTTGCAGCGCTGTTTGGTGGCACAGCAGGGCAAGTAACAGGTCCTACAGGTCCAATTACGGTGATTGCGACAGGAGTTATCGCAACTCATGGACTCGAAGCAAGTTTTATCGCATTTATGATGGCCGGGTTGTTTCAAATTTTATTTGGTGTATGTAAGCTTGGAGCTTATATACGTTATATTCCATATTCCGTTGTTTCAGGGTTTATGAATGGAATTGCACTTATCATTATTTTAGGTGAAATGAAGCATGTAAAGAATAGCTTTTTACTTGTTCTGTTAACAATTCTCGTTATGCTTGTTGCAGGGAAGTGGATTAAAGCGATTCCGGCGAGTCTAATTGCGTTAGTTGGAGTTACGGCAACATTGCCATTATTTTCTCATGTATTACAAGGACTTACGATTCAATTACCTTTTGTGGGAACGATTCCTCTAAACAAGATGATTGAAAAAATTGGAGCAATTCCAGAAGCAATACCTTCTCTTCATGTACCATCTTTTAGTGGATCAGTAGTGCTTGAACTTATTTTTCCAGCACTTAGTATCGCATTATTAGGATCAATTGACTCTTTATTAACATCTGTTGTGATGGATAACGTAACAGGTACGCGCCATAAAAGTAATAAAGAATTGATTGGCCAAGGGTTAGGGAATATCATGAGTGGATTGTTTGGCGGATTAGCAGGAGCAGGAGCAACTGTAAGATCGATTGTGAATATAAGAAGTGGCGGGAAAACAGCATTGTCAGCTTGTATGCATAGCATCATTTTATTTATTTTCATTATTGGACTTGGTGCGGTTGTACAATATATTCCACTTGCAGTACTATCGGGTATTTTAATTTTAACAGGTATCGGAATGTTTGATTGGGATAGCATGAAAAAGATGCATGTAGCCCCAAAAGCTGATACTGTCGTTATGCTTTTAACAATGGTGATTACAGTGAAATTTGATTTAATGATTGCGGTTGCGTTTGGCATAGTGCTTTCCTTCATTTTATATATAGTGCAATGTAAAGAACGAAAAGCTTCTATTGTAAAAGAAGAAGGGGAAGATGCATTGTATATGATTCGGGGGCCGCTTTCCTTTCTATCTGTTGACCGTATTTTCTCTTCTTTGCAAGAAGTCAAATCTCATTTGACATTACGTTTGAATGATGTGCATTATATGGATACTTCAGGAGCGATGGCGCTATTAAACTTTGTGGATCATACGGAGAAAATGGGTGCAAGTGTAACGCTTGAGCATTTACAGCCGCATGTTGAACAGACGCTGCTAAGTTTGGCAAATGATGAACAAAGAAAAAAGTTACAAATGGTGAACGAAAAGTAGAGTTGAAATGATGAAAAGCAGCATCCACATAATTGGATGCTGCTTGTAGCGTTTTCTTAATCTGCTTTTAAATCAACAATGACATAGGCTAATATTACGACAAAGAAAATACTAACAGCTGGTGCGGTTAATACATGTCCAGCCGTAAAGGCAATACCTAGTGCTAATACTAGCACACTGGCAAGGAGCATATATCTTACAGTTATAATGGATTTGAAATTTGTAATGACGCGAATGAATAATCGAATGCCAAAATAAACAAATGGTAACAGATAAAGCAGAAAACCAATGATTCCAAATGAAAAGAATAAATCATGAAAGTCCATTTCAATTAGTTTAACTGCATCTTTATCTTTATAGTTTCCTGCGTATCCCATACCGAATAACTTTTGTGATATAGGGGCTTCTTTATAGTATTGTTTATACACTTGTAAGAATTTATCACGGTCACTATAAATTAAACTATTCATTTCTCCACTTGTTAATTTTCCTTCTGCACGTCTTTTTGCTTCTTCAGGATCCTCTGTAATTACTTTCCCTTCTTTTCTTGCTTGTTCTTCGCTTGCTAATTTTTTATCTTCATATATTTGTAAATGAATGCCCATATTTTTTGCAATAGGAGTAAGTGGTGTGACTGCCAATAAACCACCTAGTACAACAAGAGCAACAAAGGTATTAACAAGATGTGTAATTCCTTTACCTACTTTTTTACGTTGCATCATATATTCAATAATAGAAAAGAGAAGTGCAACGCCTAGTGTAAGGATAATTGCTCCATATCCCACTTTTGTTCCGACCATAATACTGGCATACATCGCTAAAATTGTTGGAATCCAGTAGTATACTTTAGAAAAAGAAGTTGTTTTCTGTACAGAGTAGAGTACAACCATTGGGAACGTGATTGCTAAAATAGAACTCAATTCATTTCCCGCGAAGAACCATCCTCTAGAGCCGGTTTTTTCGTATGAATAACTTGAGAAATCTGTTCCGGATGCTATAGATACAATCATAACCATACTTACAATTAACGATGCATATAAGAAATATGTAATGAGTTTATCAGAAGCATGCTGTTTATCTTTTAGTTCTTTAAATACAAGAATATATCCAAACAATAAAACGATTGGATATGTACTTTTCAAAATGAATTTAATTTCCTCGCCAAAAGAAACGGGGTGCTTGACGATCATATTGTTTACAAGTCCAGCAGCAAGTACGATACCAAGTAAGACTAGATAGAAAATATATTTCTTATTACCAGGTTGTTTCCAATTGAAAAGTAGATATCCTAAAGCGAGAGTCATAAAGGCAAATCTTACTACAATTCCGACTGTCGCACTCATGTGTAATGTGTAGATAGAGAAAGATGTTAATAAATCTAAAATTGGTTGCAACACGATGAATAGTAACAGGAAATGTGGGAAGTAGTTATTCGTTTGTTTCAACTTGTTAACCATGTTTTCCTCCATTTCTTCATTTTCGCATGATTGGATGAACGAATTTCTATGTCCATTTGATACATCAACATAAGAATACACCATTTTATTATAATGGTAAATAGACGAGGATATGTGGCAAATCTCTTGAAAAGAGGTTATTTTCTTTCATTCATAATAGGGAATATGTAAATTTTCGAGTGTATTAGACAGAAAATTACGAAAAAAGAAGGATTTTACACCTCTTTTCTTTAATTATATAAGTATAATCTTTAAGGAAGAAAGAGGGATATATAATGGAAGTAAAAAGTAAAGCCGAGTCTGTAGTTGTGAAATATGAAGGACGAGTAGCAACGATTATGATGAATCGCCCAGAAGTATTAAATGCATTAGATGAACCTACGCTCAAAGAATTGTTAGCAAAGCTGAAAGAAGTAGCTGAAAGTTCCGTTCATATTGTCGTATTATGCGGGAATGGACGTGGTTTTTCTGCGGGTGGAGACATTAAATCTATGCTTTCTAGTAATGATGAAAGCAAATTTGAAAGTATCATGAATACCATTTCAGAAATTGTTGTAACGTTATATACAATGCCAAAACTTGTGATCAGTGCAATTCATGGCCCAACTGCGGGGCTTGGTTTAAGTATTGCGTTAACAGCTGATTATGTATTGGCAGACGTTTCATCTATCATTGCGATGAATTTTATTGGAATCGCTTTAATACCAGACGGCGGGGGGCATTTCTTCTTACAAAAACGTCTCGGTGAAAATATGGCAAAACAAATCATTTGGGAAGGTAAAAAGTTACCAGCAACAGAAGCGTTAGAGCTTGGATTAATTGACGAAGTTATCGGAGAAAACTTCCAAGGTGCTGTAAAACAAAAAATAAATGAATGGCTTCAAAAACCAATTAAATCCATGATTCAAACGAAACAAATTTTATGCGAAGTCAATCGCTCAAGCTTAGAACAAACGCTTCAGCTTGAAAAGCGCGGACAATACGAAATGAGAAGAACAGCTGACCATAAAGAAGGAATTACTGCATTTTTAGAAAAACGTCCGCCTGCGTTTAAAGGGGAATAAAAAAAGAAAAAGTGTTAACACATCCTAAGTGTTAGCACTTTTTTAAGTAATGAGGGAAAAGATGAAAAGAAAAGTTATAGTTATTATCGGTTTATTTATGCTAATCTATTTTGCTCTACATAGCACACCAACGCTTGCTGTTCGCACGGCGTTATTTTTTGAGGGCCATCCTAAGGTTGCTACAGGGGGAGAAATTACGAAAGAAAGAAATATAGAGAAAGAAGCACTTCCTGCAGCTTGTCAAACATTGTATGGAACAGAAAATAACGAACCAGATCATTACTTCTTTCCTCAAGTACAAGCTCATGGAACGGGGATTGATATGATGAGTGCGTGTGTGAAAAAGAAATGGTTTTTCTATAAAGCAGAGCTAGGATGCTACTAAATATGGAAAGAAGATATGCTATAGTATAAGTATGATATTTTGGTGGAGGTAGAACTATGTCAACTTATAATAAACTAGTTAGAGATCTCGTTCCAGAAAAGATTTTAATGTCTGGAAAAACATATACTTCAAAAAAATTAACTGGTCAAGCATACATACAAGCATTAGCGAAAATCGGAACAGAGGAAATTCGTGAATTCGCCTCAATGAAAGAACGTGAACACGCATTAGATTCACTGGCTGATGCACTAGAAGTCATCATCTCACTAGCGCGTGCAGAAGGCGCAACATTTGAAGATATTGAGCGTCTTCGTAAGCAAAAAGAAGAAGAACGCGGTGGGTTCCAAAGAGGGATTTACTTGCTGGATGTTTCGGAGGAGTAGTTAACTGTGAATTATATAGAGATATAAAACCTTTCTGTTTTTGGGTGGGAGAGAGGATCCGTCCATGCGTAGAAGCGGACTCGGCTTTTTTCTGTCCCATGCTGTGTTTGAAACAAAGGGAGAGAATGAGAGTAAAACGTTCTCTTTTGGCGTACAAAACAACAAACAATAAGCTAAATGGGTTACGAAATCGCAAATGATTTCGTAACCCATTTAGCTTGTTGATATATAAGTATTTTTGGCATTCTAGCAAGCTAATTCGCATAAGAAAACGCAAGTAAATTATCATGTTAAAATGAGACTTATTTTCCCCATATTTTTTTAAACGACATAGCATATGTTATTCCAAGTACGGATTGTACTATTAGAAATAGTGATGCAGTCAATGTTTTTACATTATGGTCCAATGCACCTAATACTCCCATAATTAAGCCAATTAAGATAAAAAGTACACTTAGGAAAGGCGTAACTTTCATTAATATTTCAAACTTTTTATTCATAAAATGACCTCCTATTTTCTGTGGATTTTAACTATTATATAGGATTTATTATAAAATTAAAATATTTAAATTATATGTAAATCGCCTATCTAAATTTAAAGGCCTTTAATTTTGTATCTGAATGAGAGGTGTGGGATTGCACCAAAAGTTTTTGCTCTTAACAGAGCCATTTTTGGGGGAGCATTGTTTTTAATAAAGAATGATTGAATTCCCTCCCTATATAAGTAAATAACGAGGGGCTTCTGAAAAACATCTACTGTTATTCTCCTGAATCCTCTTCAAAAACGTCTCTTGTATATAATAACTATACATTATATATAAGAAGAAAGGTAAACTTAATTGGTAATTACATCAATTTATGTATATTAAAACAATTTTATTATTTTTTCTTATTTTAGGGTGGAGAGAGTCCGTCCATGCGTAGAGGCGGTCAGTGCCTTTTTCTGCCCCATGCCGGGTTTAAAACAAAGGGAGAGAATGAGAGGAGGTCTCTTTTTGTTTTCATAGCAGTGACTGAGATATTGGGAAATCAATATATATAGTGAAAAATCGATATAAACCCTTTCTTTTTTTTGTGGGAGAGAGGATCCATGTATATGCGGAAGTGGAAAGAAATATAAAAAATGTTGTTTAAAATAAAGGCTATATAGGAGAAACGCCATCTATAAGTGGTGGTTTTCTAATGATTACTGTATACTGAATATTAGAAAAATGAAGTGGAGGGACCAACATTGGCACATCATGCAAAAGAAACAATGGAATTAATTAAACAGCTTGTTTCTATTCCAAGTCCATCTGGAAATACAGGCAAAATCATTAACTTTATTGAAAACTACGTAAAAGAGTGGAATGTAGAAACGAAGCGTAACAATAAAGGTGCGCTTATTTTGACGTTAAAAGGGAAAAACGATGATCAGCATCGTTTACTAACTGCTCACGTTGATACTTTAGGTGCAATGGTAAAAGAAATTAAATCTGACGGTCGCCTTCGCTTATCGATGATTGGCGGGTTTCGCTGGAACTCTGTTGAAGGAGAATATTGCGAAATCGAAACAGCGAGCGGAAAAACATATACGGGTACAATTTTAATGCACCAAACATCTGTCCATGTATACAAAGACGCAGGTGAAGCAAAACGTGATGAAAAAAATATTGAAGTTCGTATCGATGAGCGCGTATCTTCAGCAGATGAAGTTCGTGAACTAGGAATCGAAGTAGGGGACTTTGTCTCATTCGACCCACGTGTCCAAATTACAGAGAGCGGCTACATAAAATCACGTCACCTAGACGACAAAGTAAGCGTGGCAATTCTACTAAAATTAATTAAAAGATTACAAGATGAAAACATTACATTGCCATACACAACACATTTTTTAATCTCTAATAATGAAGAAATCGGGTATGGTGGTAATTCCAACATCCCAGAAGAAACAGTAGAATACTTAGCTGTCGACATGGGAGCATTAGGGGATGGTCAAGCATCAGATGAATACACAGTATCCATCTGTGCGAAAGACTCTAGCGGTCCATACCACTACGGTTTACGTAAACATTTAGTGGAACTTGCGAAAGCAAACAACATTGAATATAAAGTAGATATTTACCCATACTACGGATCAGATGCATCCGCAGCAATCCGCGCAGGATTTGATGTGAAACACGCGCTAATTGGAGCAGGAATTGATTCTTCTCATGCATTTGAGCGTACACATGAGAGTTCGATTGTACATACGGAGGCGCTTGTGTTTGCTTATGTGATGTCAGAGTTGATTGGAGAATAGCGAAAAGAGGTTACCTGGCACTGGGTAACCTCTTTTGTATGGCGAATGTTGTCGGATTGACACTCCCACGGCTAAAGCCAGTGAAATTCTTGCTACCAAAGGCGGAGTAAACTCGTACAGGTGCTTTCTCGTATCGCAAAATCTGTAATCTCCTTACATACTACATGTGAAGATTTTTTTATGAAAAAACAGCTATTAAAGAAATTAACTTTCCTAAAACTGAAGGAGCTTGTAATTTTAGTATGAATCTCAGTTGAACTCATGTTACTTAATCGTTCCCATCCCACCAATTTCTACATTTACCTTGACGTTTACATCGCCCTTTGCTAATGCCTTATTCCATTTATTTTGGACTTTTTTCCATTCTGGATATGTGTAAGTTCTTGCATATACCCCAAGCCCAATAGGGTCGATTTTGGCAGCTTGTATTTTCTTTATTAATTGCTTGAAATCAGCTTCCAGCTTAGTTTCAATAGCTTTTTGTAATTTTGCTGCGTCCTTTCTTGTATTGAACGAAAAAAGCCGTTCTGTAATACTGATTCTCATCTTTACATCTATATTAAATATAAAATGATTATCATACTTTACCTTTGTCTTTACTTTAATATTTTGGGCACTAAAGCTTATCCAATCTTTATCCTGGCTATCTGACTTTAGTTTAAGTGCAATTGTAAATGGAAACTCACCTTTCGTTTCTTGCTGCAAAATGCGTAATAGTTTGTTTTCATCGGATTTTAGCGCTAATTTATACCTTCCTTTTTCATCCAACAAAGCCGTACCTGTCACCCATATTCTATTCTTTTTTTTCATCTCAGTAATACTTGCTGTTATCCCTTTGTCTGCTACTTGTTCATGTAATTTTTGAAGAGTTGTTTTTACTGCGATATTTCTTAAATAGGCGGTATCAACTAGTTTTGTTAAATATAAAGGAAGCCGCGGTTTATCTTTTGGGTGATAAAAGATGACGTCCGAAACAGGTCCATCTACAGCAACAACTCGTGTGGTAACTGTGTTTTTGGGGTCTCGGTAAAATGGGTCGAGGTAATTTTCCCAGTTTTTTCGTTTCATTAGCCGTTTTCCAACTAAAATAACCTGTGTTTTACTTCCCGAGGTAAGCGCCATAACCGTAGCGTCAAATTTGTCTCTAGAATTTCGAGTCGTAACAGATTTCACACCAGTAGTTTCTTCTTTTACCTTTGCTTCTTTATTAAAAACAGGACTTGACATGTACACCAATAAATTATTATTACGATCTAAATCGATACCAAGGACAAGAGTAAGGGAAACATCTTCAACATTTGTTTGATCAAAGCATCCAGTCATCATGAACACTGATAACAAAATACAACATAGCACCTTTCTTTTCAATGTATCCCCCCCTGGCGAGACTTCTCATATACCCAGCTATACATCCATAAAATGATAGGTGATATATAAGTTAATCCTAATCCAGCATTCGATACTACCTGTTGCCAAGTTTCGGCTTGATTCCAACTAGGATGAGTCCAAAATATGAAGCCGATAATGAGTAATAATAGAACAAGAACATGAGAGGTGTGATCTTGTTTCCCAAGTAATTGGCTAGAACAAAATACAGCGCAGTATATGCAAGGAATCCAGGCTGTGGAAACAACGGTTAAGTAAACAGCTAATAAAATCATGTCAAAACGTTCTAAAAAACGAAATTCAATTACTTTAAGTAAATTTAGTACCGGCTGGTTAAATTGTGTAATGCTATCAGGGCTAAAATAGGCAAAGCAAACAATAGTAGCAAATAAATAAAATAACATCGTTAAAGTGTTTGCAATAACGATTCCATGGACTGCATACTGTTTTTTTTGTAAAAAGGGATATAAAAAGAACGCAATATCAAACCCTAAATAAGCAAAAATAGTGGTCGGTACAGCCGTTAATACCGGTTTCCACCCTTCTTTTAAGAGCGGAAAGAAAGGCAGCCAACTCCCGCCCTCTTTTAGCGGTATCAAAAAAAACAGCGGAATCCAAAGCATCATATAAAAATTAAGTTCACAGTACCG
This sequence is a window from Bacillus pseudomycoides DSM 12442. Protein-coding genes within it:
- a CDS encoding GerAB/ArcD/ProY family transporter, with protein sequence MKKYAYNDITLLQYIFLINGMQVGTGVLSLPRLLAEKAGTDGWIAILIGWVFSTISGVFIVKTAARYPEDTLYDILIRLFGKIVGKALVVIYMIYFAFYSGTILVNAMLYLKGWLLPKTPDYIIIFLFSIPTFLVVRNGLRIIGRYCELNFYMMLWIPLFFLIPLKEGGSWLPFFPLLKEGWKPVLTAVPTTIFAYLGFDIAFFLYPFLQKKQYAVHGIVIANTLTMLFYLFATIVCFAYFSPDSITQFNQPVLNLLKVIEFRFLERFDMILLAVYLTVVSTAWIPCIYCAVFCSSQLLGKQDHTSHVLVLLLLIIGFIFWTHPSWNQAETWQQVVSNAGLGLTYISPIILWMYSWVYEKSRQGGIH
- a CDS encoding Ger(x)C family spore germination protein translates to MKRKVLCCILLSVFMMTGCFDQTNVEDVSLTLVLGIDLDRNNNLLVYMSSPVFNKEAKVKEETTGVKSVTTRNSRDKFDATVMALTSGSKTQVILVGKRLMKRKNWENYLDPFYRDPKNTVTTRVVAVDGPVSDVIFYHPKDKPRLPLYLTKLVDTAYLRNIAVKTTLQKLHEQVADKGITASITEMKKKNRIWVTGTALLDEKGRYKLALKSDENKLLRILQQETKGEFPFTIALKLKSDSQDKDWISFSAQNIKVKTKVKYDNHFIFNIDVKMRISITERLFSFNTRKDAAKLQKAIETKLEADFKQLIKKIQAAKIDPIGLGVYARTYTYPEWKKVQNKWNKALAKGDVNVKVNVEIGGMGTIK